The genome window TTGTACTTTATCCCAGTGGGGGACCAGACCTTGTAATTGCCCATGAATAACCACTAATACTAGTGAAAGTATGGCTAAATATTTATGATAAAAATAAACATTTTCTAGACCATGGAACCAACGCTCAAAAAATTTCATTCTTGTTGCTAACAAAAAGACAAGAAAGAAGCCTGTGATGGCCATGCCTCCAATGATGTGACTGAGCCTGTTAACTGCCTGGATAGACTCTATAGGTGTAGCAAAATACCACAGTAAAGCGCTACTGCTCATTATTAGTATGATAAATAAAATGCCTTTAATAGATTTCATAAATAACCTCCAATATTCATTTTTATCTCTAATCATCTTACATATACAACGAGAACCTGAAATGTTTCTGATATTTTTAATTTTATATGAGAGATTTTGTGAGTAGGTATAAAAAAGGGATTGTGTGTTCGGAATATATGTTCCCTTTCGCGCTGGAGTGTGTTAAATTAAGAAGGGTGAAAATATAGAGACATAAGGAGCAAATAATGCAAGGGAATACACATATTATCGGGGGCATCACGGCTAGCCTTGCTTTTGCACAAATTTCTAATGATAATCCGCTTGTTTTAGTAGGAGCAGGTGTTATCGGTGCATTACTTCCGGATATTTGTCATAGTGGTAGTAAAATCGGGAGGAAGTTTCCCATCATATCAAAAACTGTGAATTCGCTGTTTGGACATCGTTCCTTTACACATAGTTTGCTTTTTTTATTTTTGATTTGGATGCTACTACATACATTTATACCTTACGAATCCATTTCGCTAGGTATTTTATTAGGAATGGCAAGTCATATTTTCCTTGATATGGGCACGAAGAAGGGTGTTAAGCTGTTCTTCCCAGTATCTATTTCAGTACGCCTACCACTTACTACAAAAACGGGTAGTAAAGTTGAAAAGGTAGTATTTATGTTGTTA of Lysinibacillus agricola contains these proteins:
- a CDS encoding metal-dependent hydrolase; the protein is MQGNTHIIGGITASLAFAQISNDNPLVLVGAGVIGALLPDICHSGSKIGRKFPIISKTVNSLFGHRSFTHSLLFLFLIWMLLHTFIPYESISLGILLGMASHIFLDMGTKKGVKLFFPVSISVRLPLTTKTGSKVEKVVFMLLTMLSVFFSYEMIVKLIDTV